A section of the Apodemus sylvaticus chromosome 10, mApoSyl1.1, whole genome shotgun sequence genome encodes:
- the Rnf112 gene encoding RING finger protein 112 produces the protein MPRPVLSVTAFCHRLGKRESKRSFMGNSSNSWSHASFPKLELGLGHRPSPTREPPTCSICLERLREPISLDCGHDFCIRCFSTHRIPGCELPCCPECRKICKQKKGLRSLGERMKLLPQRPLPPALQDTCAVRAERLLLVRINASGGLILRMGAINRCLKHPLARDTPVCLLAVLGEQHSGKAFLLDHLLRGLPGLESGDNGRPRAEGSLPGIRWGANGLTRGIWMWSHPFLLGKEGKKVAVFLVDTGDVMSPELSKETRVKLCALTTMLSSYQILNTAQELQDTDLGYLEMFVHVAEVMGKHYGMVPIQHLDLLVRDSSHHNKSGQGHVGDILQKLSGKYPKVQELLLGKRARCYLLPAPERQWVNKGHGSPGGNTEDDFSHHFRAYILDVLSTAPQHAKSRCQGYWSEGRAVARGDRRLLTGQQLAQEIKNLSGWMGKTGPSFSSPDEMAAQLHDLRKVEAAKKEFEEYVRQQDIATKRIFSALRVLPDTMRNLLSTQKDAILARHGVALLCKEREQTLEALEAELQAEAKAFMDSYTMRFCGHLAAVGGAVGAGLMGLAGGVVGAGMAAAALAAEAGMVAAGAAVGATGAAVVGGGVGAGLAATVGCMEKEEDERVQGGDREPLLQEE, from the exons ATGCCGAGGCCCGTCCTGTCAGTCACTGCTTTTTGTCATCGGCTTGGCAAACGG GAGAGCAAACGAAGCTTCATGGGAAACAGCAGCAACAGTTG GTCTCATGCATCGTTCCCCAAACTGGAACTGGGCCTGGGACACCGTCCCTCCCCAACCCGGGAGCCGCCTACCTGCTCCATCTGTCTGGAAAGGCTTCGAGAGCCCATCTCCCTGGACTGCGGCCATGACTTCTGCATCCGATGCTTCAGCACACATCGCATCCCAGGCTGCGAGCTACCGTGCTGTCCTGAATGCCGGAAAATCTGTAAGCAAAAGAAGGGCCTCCGCAGTCTGGGGGAGAGGATGAAGCTCCTTCCACAGCGGCCACTGCCCCCTGCACTGCAG GACACCTGTGCTGTGAGAGCAGAGCGGCTGCTGTTGGTTCGGATCAATGCCTCTGGAGGCCTCATTCTCAGGATGGGCGCCATAAACCGCTGTCTGAAGCATCCACTGGCCAGGGACACGCCTGTCTGCTTACTTGCTGTCCTGGGAGAGCAGCACTCAGGAAAGGCCTTCCTGTTGGACCACTTGCTCAGAGGCTTACCAGGCCTG GAATCTGGTGACAATGGCAGGCCCAGAGCAGAGGGGTCTCTGCCTGGGATCAGATGGGGTGCTAATGGCCTCACAAGGGGCATCTGGATGTGGAGTCACCCTTTCCTGCtgggaaaagaggggaagaag GTGGCTGTTTTCTTAGTGGACACGGGAGATGTCATGAGCCCAGAGCTGAGCAAGGAGACACGGGTCAAGCTCTGTGCTCTCACCACGATGCTCAGTTCCTACCAG ATCCTGAACACCGCCCAAGAGCTGCAGGACACAGATCTGGGCTATCTAGAG ATGTTCGTTCACGTGGCTGAGGTGATGGGCAAACATTATGGGATGGTACCGATCCAG CATCTGGATCTCTTAGTCCGAGACTCTTCCCATCACAATAAGTCAGGGCAGGGGCACGTGGGTGACATACTCCAG AAGCTGTCCGGAAAATACCCCAAGGTCCAGGAACTGCTCCTAGGGAAACGGGCCCGTTGTTACCTCCTTCCAGCTCCTGAGAGGCAGTGGGTAAACAAAGGCCACGGAAGCCCGGGAGGAA ACACAGAAGATGACTTCTCCCACCATTTCCGGGCCTACATCTTGGATGTGCTGAGCACAGCCCCTCAGCATGCTAAGAGCCGCTGCCAAGGGTACTGGAGCGAGGGGCGAGCCGTGGCCAGGGGAGACAGGCGCCTGCTCACAGGGCAGCAGCTAGCACAGGAGATCAAG AACCTCTCTGGATGGATGGGGAAGACTGGGCCCAGTTTCAGCTCTCCAGATGAG ATGGCTGCTCAACTTCATGATCTGAGGAAAGTAGAAGCTGCCAAGAAGGAGTTCGAGGAGTATGTGAGACAGCAG GACATAGCCACCAAGCGCATTTTCTCTGCACTACGAGTCCTGCCTGACACTATGAGGAACCTCCTCTCTACCCAGAAGGATGCCATCTTGGCCCGCCATGGTGTGGCCCTGTTGTGCAAGGAGAGAGAGCAGACCTTGGAGGCCCTGGAAGCTGAGCTGCAGGCAGAAGCCAAGGCCTTCATGGACTCCTACACAATGCGCTTCTGTGGCCACCTGGCCGCGGTAGGGGGCGCTGTCGGCGCTGGGCTCATGGGCCTGGCGGGGGGTGTGGTGGGTGCAGGCATGGCGGCTGCCGCATTGGCTGCGGAAGCTGGGATGGTGGCGGCTGGGGCCGCAGTAGGGGCCACTGGGGCTGCTGTAGTTGGAGGcggtgtgggtgctgggctgGCCGCTACTGTGGGCtgcatggagaaagaggaagacgaGAGAGTTCAAGGCGGGGACCGAGAGCCCCTACTCCAGGAAGAGTAA